Below is a window of Pseudodesulfovibrio sp. 5S69 DNA.
AACGGGAAGACCCCGCCTGGCGGGGCGGGGTCTTCGGCTTGGGGAGGATGTGGGGGTATGGTCGTATGGCTTACTTCTCGTGGCATTGGCCGCAGCTCACCGGAACCGCCTTGCCCGCCTTTTTCAGGGTCTTGTGGCAGCCGAGGCAACTGCGGTCGGTCTTCTTTGCGTGGAAGGCCGTATAAAAGGCGGTCTCGCCCTTCTTGCCGGGCTGGTCGTGGCAGCCGGTGGCCGCGCAGCCCTGGATATCGGACTTGCCGTCCCAGGTGTGGTGGCAGGTGACGCACTGGACATCGGCCGCGCCGTGCCCTGCATGGGAAAACTCGACCATGGCCTTGCTCGCCTTGATTCCTGCGGGCGGGCCGAGCTTGAGATCGCCCGGCGCTTGCGCGGCGGCCGAGGCCAGGCCCGCGCCCAGAAGCAGCGCGCACAGGGACAGAGTGACGGTCAGAAAGCGGGACATGCGAACCTCCAGTGGTTGTTGGTGAATGCCACTTTGCTGATCGCAATGGACGTGCCAATGTAAATATCCCATGAATACGGTCTGTTGGGGAAAAGATCACCGCGCACGGCGTACCGTTTTTGCGCGCCGTTGCGCAGATTAGCCGGGCTGCGACCGCCTCGGGACAGGGAGGGCGGAGTGTTTCGGGAACAAAAAAGGGGAAGCGCGTCTGCGCTCCCCCTTCATATGCCAGTGTCGCTGAACCGGCTACATCTCGATGCGCATGGCCTCGGGGCTGAGCTTGCGTTCCAGCCGCTTGGCGTACAGGCTCATGAAGTAGCTGAAGACGAAGTAGAGCACGGCCACGGTGGTGTAGATCTCGAACGGGTGGACCATGATCCGGTTGTTGACGGCGTAGGCCGCGCGGGTCAGCTCCATGACGCCGATGATGTAGGCCAGCGAGGTGTCCTTGAAGTCGGCGATGAACATGCCCACCAGGGCGGGGAGCATCTGTTTGAGTGCCTGGGGCAGGATGATTTTCCGCATGGTCTGGAAGTAGGTCAGGCCGGACGCCTTGGCCGCTTCCACCTGGCCGGAGGGGATGTTTTCGATGCCGCCGCGTACGGTCTCGGCGATGTATGCCCCGAAGAAGAAGGTTAGGGCGATGGTGGCCGCCCAGAAGGCGTCCAGGTCCACTTTGAAGACGACCGGGAGGATGGCCTGGTAGAACCACAGGATGACCAGGATGAGCGGAATGCCCCGGATGATTTCGATGTACAGCAGGCTCGGGATGCGGAAGACGCGGTTTTTGGCGGTGCGGCCCATGCCCAGGACGAGCCCGATGAGGAAACTGCCGACGATGGAAATGACGGCCATGAGCAGGGAGCCGGCCAGACCGCCCAGACCGAGGAAGAACTCGGTGTCGTCGCCGTCGGGGAAGCGCCAGATGAGCAGGGTCTTGAGATTGGCCCAAATGATTTCCCAATTGAAATGATATACGGCCGTGCCGACCTCGTAGAGGACGTAAGCCAGGGTGGCCACGAACAGGATTTTGAGCGACAGGATGGTTTGCTTGCCGACCACGCGCAACGACTGCCTCAAGGGCGAGATGGTGCGCTGGTCCGGGCTCTTGCGGAAATACCAGAAGACGTATTCGAGCTTGCGGCCCAGGAAGTCGAGGGGCCAGAAAAGGATGTCGGCCACCCTGCGCAGGGGGGTGGTCCGGTCCGGGGACATGATCTTGAGGCGTTCGTTGACGATGTAGAGGATGCCCGCGATGGCCAGGGACATGGCCAGGTAGACCAGGGTGGCCACGCTGAAGGCCTCGAAGGTGCGGTAGGTCAGGGAGTAGACTTCGGTCATGGACCAGCACAGTTCGGTCACGCCGATGGTCATGGCCAGGGAGGTGTTCTTCATGTTGTTGAGGAACTCGCTGCCCAGGGGCGGGATGATCTCGCGGAAGGCCAGCGGCAGGATGACCTTGCGCAGCGTCTGGGAGAAGGTCAGGCCCGAGGAGTAGGAGGCTTCGAGCAGTCCCTTGGGAATGGACTGGATGCCCGCGCGGATGATCTCGGCCATGAACGCGCCGGTGAAGATGCCGCAACCGACCGTGGCGCACCAGAACTCGAAATGCATGTCGAAGAGCTTGAGGCGGAGGT
It encodes the following:
- a CDS encoding cytochrome c3 family protein; protein product: MSRFLTVTLSLCALLLGAGLASAAAQAPGDLKLGPPAGIKASKAMVEFSHAGHGAADVQCVTCHHTWDGKSDIQGCAATGCHDQPGKKGETAFYTAFHAKKTDRSCLGCHKTLKKAGKAVPVSCGQCHEK
- a CDS encoding amino acid ABC transporter permease, whose translation is MFKRYFEKIWVQNVTLLVLTALMVYYFAFVFEFKYDFDWAVFTHKGQYGHMGLLMLEGLNTTLTITLYSSIIALAMGTVFGLARLSKFKPVYWFATCYVELFRNTPLLIQLFFWNFALPYAFPEDLRLKLFDMHFEFWCATVGCGIFTGAFMAEIIRAGIQSIPKGLLEASYSSGLTFSQTLRKVILPLAFREIIPPLGSEFLNNMKNTSLAMTIGVTELCWSMTEVYSLTYRTFEAFSVATLVYLAMSLAIAGILYIVNERLKIMSPDRTTPLRRVADILFWPLDFLGRKLEYVFWYFRKSPDQRTISPLRQSLRVVGKQTILSLKILFVATLAYVLYEVGTAVYHFNWEIIWANLKTLLIWRFPDGDDTEFFLGLGGLAGSLLMAVISIVGSFLIGLVLGMGRTAKNRVFRIPSLLYIEIIRGIPLILVILWFYQAILPVVFKVDLDAFWAATIALTFFFGAYIAETVRGGIENIPSGQVEAAKASGLTYFQTMRKIILPQALKQMLPALVGMFIADFKDTSLAYIIGVMELTRAAYAVNNRIMVHPFEIYTTVAVLYFVFSYFMSLYAKRLERKLSPEAMRIEM